From Pirellulales bacterium, a single genomic window includes:
- a CDS encoding sugar ABC transporter ATP-binding protein, which produces MDVVLRATGIAKSFGGVRALKGVSFELFAGEMHGLIGENGAGKSTLIKIITGAVAPDAGELEVSGRLVAANDPLISRRLGIAAIYQQPALFPDLSVAENIAIGLEPGRKPPGKRGTVPFFSRPSGDGARFKKGDSPRRFGGAWRWINWGRRRRRAAELLERIGARIRPDADVRTLSMPEQQLVEIARALGADARILVMDEPTASLSEREVEHLVGVIRQLRSQGVGIIYVTHRLEELAQIADRVTALRDGALVGTRAMKDVSRGELIQMMVGRELSAVFPKIEVTQGEVLFEARGVNCRESGVRDVSVQVRAGEILGLAGLVGAGRTELARVLFGITPADRGQILLGGRPVRISSPAQAVELGIAYLPEDRRRHGVILEMPVAANATLAILRRISTLGWLDSSRERSVAETFVSRLGIKTASIEAPVENLSGGNQQKVALARWLATKPKVLIVDEPTQGIDVGSKAEIHRLLCELAQQGLAIVMISSEMPEILGMSDRIAVMHAGTIVATLDRAEATQEKLLAQALGHTEGVSAA; this is translated from the coding sequence ATGGATGTCGTGCTCCGGGCAACCGGCATTGCCAAATCATTCGGCGGCGTGCGGGCCCTCAAGGGGGTTTCGTTCGAGCTATTCGCCGGCGAGATGCACGGGCTCATCGGCGAGAACGGGGCCGGCAAATCGACGCTGATCAAGATCATCACCGGCGCCGTAGCTCCGGACGCCGGAGAGCTTGAAGTCAGTGGCCGGCTCGTCGCAGCGAACGATCCGCTCATTTCGCGGCGGCTTGGCATTGCGGCCATTTATCAGCAGCCGGCGCTGTTTCCTGATCTGTCGGTTGCGGAGAATATTGCAATTGGCTTGGAGCCTGGTCGAAAACCGCCTGGGAAAAGGGGGACAGTCCCCTTTTTTTCCCGACCATCTGGCGATGGTGCCCGCTTCAAAAAAGGGGACAGTCCCCGGCGGTTTGGCGGGGCGTGGCGATGGATCAACTGGGGCCGGCGGCGACGGCGGGCGGCTGAATTGCTTGAGCGGATTGGGGCACGGATTCGTCCCGATGCCGATGTCCGCACGCTCTCGATGCCCGAGCAGCAATTGGTCGAAATCGCCCGAGCGCTTGGGGCCGACGCCAGGATTCTAGTGATGGATGAGCCGACGGCTTCGCTCTCCGAGCGCGAGGTCGAGCATCTGGTCGGCGTGATCCGGCAATTGCGCTCGCAAGGGGTCGGAATCATCTATGTCACCCATCGATTGGAAGAACTCGCGCAAATCGCCGACCGCGTGACGGCCCTGCGCGATGGAGCGCTCGTCGGCACCCGCGCGATGAAGGACGTTTCCCGCGGCGAGTTGATCCAAATGATGGTCGGGCGCGAACTGTCCGCCGTGTTTCCGAAGATTGAAGTAACGCAGGGCGAAGTGCTCTTCGAGGCGCGGGGAGTGAATTGCCGCGAGTCCGGAGTGCGGGACGTGTCGGTTCAAGTTCGGGCCGGTGAAATTCTCGGATTGGCCGGTCTGGTTGGCGCGGGACGCACGGAGTTAGCGCGAGTGCTATTTGGCATCACGCCGGCCGACCGTGGGCAGATTCTCTTAGGCGGCCGACCGGTGAGGATTTCGTCTCCGGCCCAGGCGGTCGAACTCGGGATCGCCTATCTGCCGGAAGACCGGCGGCGGCATGGCGTGATCCTGGAAATGCCCGTGGCAGCGAACGCGACGCTCGCCATCTTGCGGCGAATCTCGACGCTGGGCTGGCTCGATTCGTCGCGCGAGCGATCCGTGGCGGAGACTTTCGTAAGCCGCCTCGGGATCAAGACCGCGTCGATCGAGGCCCCGGTCGAAAACCTGTCCGGCGGCAACCAGCAGAAGGTAGCGCTCGCGCGCTGGCTGGCCACCAAGCCGAAAGTGTTGATCGTCGACGAGCCGACGCAGGGGATCGACGTCGGATCGAAGGCGGAGATTCATCGGCTACTATGTGAACTCGCCCAGCAGGGTTTGGCGATCGTGATGATCTCGTCCGAAATGCCGGAGATCCTCGGCATGAGCGACCGGATCGCGGTGATGCACGCCGGCACCATCGTGGCCACATTGGATCGGGCCGAGGCGACGCAAGAGAAGCTGCTGGCCCAGGCGCTCGGGCACACCGAAGGAGTGTCGGCGGCATGA
- a CDS encoding L-rhamnose isomerase: MMNDGQIQRAYESACQRYADLGVDVDAAFAVLREVPISLHCWQGDDVGGFESEVGLTGGGIQATGNYPGKARTADELRADIDRALRLIPGRHRVNLHAIYAETHGRHVERDELAPEHFAGWIDWAKSRTLGLDFNGTFFSHPLAADGFTLAHRDEGIRRFWIRHGIACRQIAERMGRDLGSPCITNLWIPDGYKDVPVDRKTPRELLKQSLDEVFSEPFDSRHQRDAVEGKLFGIGSESYVVGSHEFYLGYAIENKKLLCLDAGHYHPTESIADKISSVLTHLDEILLHVSRGVRWDSDHVVILSDDLRSLAEEIVRGGYLDRVHIGLDYFDASINRVAAWVIGTRAILKSLLLALIEPIQSLREFEVAGDFTARLAMLEELMSMPFGAIWDYYCLRQNVPIGPAWLDEVKAYENAVLSKRESSER, from the coding sequence ATGATGAACGACGGGCAGATTCAGCGGGCCTATGAGTCGGCTTGCCAACGATACGCCGACTTGGGCGTTGACGTCGATGCCGCATTCGCCGTGTTGCGCGAAGTGCCGATTTCCTTGCACTGCTGGCAGGGGGATGACGTCGGCGGCTTCGAATCGGAAGTCGGACTGACGGGCGGCGGAATCCAAGCCACCGGGAATTATCCCGGCAAAGCCCGCACGGCCGACGAACTGCGGGCCGACATCGACCGAGCGCTGCGGCTGATTCCCGGCCGGCATCGCGTGAATCTACACGCTATCTACGCCGAGACGCACGGCAGGCACGTCGAGCGCGATGAATTGGCGCCCGAGCACTTCGCGGGTTGGATCGACTGGGCCAAATCCCGGACACTGGGCTTGGACTTCAACGGCACGTTCTTTTCTCATCCGCTCGCTGCCGACGGGTTCACGCTCGCCCATCGCGACGAAGGCATCCGCCGCTTCTGGATCCGCCACGGGATCGCCTGCCGCCAGATTGCCGAACGGATGGGGCGCGATCTCGGCTCCCCCTGCATCACGAACCTTTGGATTCCGGATGGATACAAAGACGTCCCGGTGGATCGAAAAACGCCGCGAGAGCTGCTCAAACAATCGCTCGACGAAGTTTTCAGCGAGCCGTTCGATTCACGACATCAGCGCGATGCAGTCGAAGGGAAGCTGTTCGGCATCGGCTCGGAAAGCTACGTCGTCGGCTCGCACGAGTTCTATCTTGGCTACGCGATCGAAAACAAAAAGCTGCTCTGCCTCGACGCGGGGCATTATCATCCGACCGAAAGCATCGCCGACAAGATCAGCTCCGTGCTCACCCATCTCGACGAAATCCTGCTGCACGTCAGCCGCGGCGTGCGCTGGGACAGCGACCACGTCGTGATCCTGTCCGACGATCTGCGATCGCTCGCCGAAGAAATCGTCCGCGGCGGTTATCTCGACCGCGTCCATATTGGCTTGGATTATTTCGACGCCAGCATCAATCGCGTGGCCGCATGGGTGATCGGCACCCGCGCGATTCTCAAATCGCTCTTGCTCGCGCTGATCGAGCCGATCCAATCGCTGCGGGAGTTCGAGGTCGCCGGCGATTTCACCGCTCGGCTGGCCATGCTAGAAGAGCTAATGTCGATGCCATTCGGCGCGATCTGGGACTATTATTGCCTACGGCAAAACGTTCCGATCGGGCCGGCGTGGCTCGACGAAGTCAAGGCATACGAGAACGCCGTATTGTCCAAACGCGAGTCAAGCGAAAGATAG
- a CDS encoding alpha/beta fold hydrolase → MRAAFRPKSAILVGVLLIAAAALARAADYPRPEQADYLIRDFHFRSGQTLPELRMHYRALGQPRRDAQGIVRNAVLILHGTTGSGAQFIRPEFAGELFGKDQLLDAERYFIILPDDIGHGKSSKPSDGLHAKFPAYGYLDMIEAEYRLVSDGLHVNHLRLVMGTSMGGMHTWLWGEQHADFSDALMPLASLPTQISGRNRMWRKMISEAIRTDPEWRDGEYTSQPRGLRFAAEMLLFMGSNPRLRYEQAPTLEKADKLLADDAARATKAMDANDVLYAVESSRDYDPGPALESIQAPLVAVNSADDLINPPDLGILEREIKRVPHGKAILLPESEATRGHGSHTIAVLWKQYLEGLLKQTER, encoded by the coding sequence ATGCGAGCCGCGTTCCGACCGAAGTCAGCGATTCTCGTCGGCGTCTTGTTGATCGCGGCCGCAGCGCTCGCGCGGGCGGCCGACTATCCGCGCCCCGAGCAGGCGGACTATCTGATTCGCGACTTTCACTTCCGCTCCGGCCAAACCCTGCCCGAGCTTCGCATGCACTATCGCGCGCTCGGCCAGCCGAGGCGCGACGCGCAGGGCATCGTCCGCAACGCCGTGCTGATACTGCACGGCACGACCGGCAGCGGCGCTCAATTCATTCGCCCGGAGTTCGCCGGCGAATTATTCGGCAAAGATCAGCTTCTCGATGCCGAGCGCTACTTCATCATTCTGCCGGACGACATCGGTCATGGGAAATCGAGCAAGCCGAGCGATGGCCTGCACGCCAAGTTTCCCGCCTATGGCTATCTCGACATGATTGAGGCCGAATACCGGCTGGTGAGCGACGGCCTGCACGTGAACCATCTGCGGCTCGTCATGGGCACTTCGATGGGAGGCATGCACACCTGGCTGTGGGGCGAGCAGCACGCCGATTTCAGCGATGCCCTGATGCCGCTGGCCAGCTTACCGACGCAGATTTCTGGCCGCAATCGGATGTGGCGCAAGATGATCAGCGAGGCGATCCGCACTGATCCCGAATGGCGCGACGGCGAATACACGTCGCAGCCGCGCGGCTTGAGATTCGCCGCTGAGATGCTGCTCTTCATGGGGAGCAATCCGCGGCTGCGCTATGAGCAAGCGCCGACGCTGGAAAAGGCCGACAAGCTGTTGGCCGACGATGCCGCCAGGGCGACGAAAGCGATGGACGCCAACGACGTGCTGTATGCCGTGGAAAGCTCGCGAGATTACGATCCCGGCCCGGCCCTGGAATCAATTCAAGCGCCGCTGGTAGCCGTGAATTCTGCCGACGATCTGATCAATCCGCCTGATTTGGGCATTCTCGAGCGCGAGATCAAACGCGTCCCTCACGGCAAAGCGATTCTTTTGCCCGAGAGCGAAGCCACCCGCGGCCACGGCAGCCACACGATTGCCGTTCTCTGGAAGCAATATCTCGAAGGGCTGCTAAAGCAGACCGAGCGTTAG
- a CDS encoding DUF4129 domain-containing protein, with protein sequence MARLRPTLIDYVVIAINPALIMVLIGSLVYFLLEMFYQGQYPERLHYCLTLFIFAAVLVSRISMEEGWDRAAMFGIVLTVAILLAMQRFVHYEGTQVAAIGWLINCGLIALAWWCAAKLTWDCTLIDESQDASGEGLLQTVGLDSAEKETAENKKEDGSARSEPRGETRKKPKSTPTTPPADSILPPEPDSKAGESWWQRFVERRRRPHAPGVWVVYYSLAALPMFGLGQAFIPTSNSGSRRYAFALLCVYVASALGLLLTTSFLSLRRYLRQRRLEMPAPMAGVWLTIGAVLIVCLLLLTALLPRPNAEYEISQLPFEMTSEQHDSSRVAVGNEGVKDENAKSATGDHTGGTNRDSQPDKSQNQNGSADGKDPKSDGGKSKTEASKSDDSKSDKSSSGESKSDDPKPAAGKSGESKSEESKSNEPKSGESKPDSAKSNKSADDSKDRSQGNGGRSNAPAPKSFEPPGTPPKPNLSLAFNTVADLLKWVFYGAVVVAALVWLFFHWRTVLDWLQALLNGWRDLWQMLFGRRQAAEDAASAESRRKSFAEYLDPFASGLAGRWSPGELVRYSFEAFEAWARDHDWPREPDQTVYEFAVQIAGHVEQLASPARTLAELYSWAAYSPRTLPASSTEHVRAFWQVLLRADRDCSLQETTSIV encoded by the coding sequence ATGGCCCGGCTTCGTCCAACGCTGATCGATTATGTGGTGATCGCCATCAATCCGGCGCTGATCATGGTGCTGATCGGCAGCCTGGTTTATTTTCTGCTCGAGATGTTTTATCAGGGGCAGTATCCGGAGCGTCTGCACTATTGCCTGACATTGTTCATCTTTGCCGCGGTGCTGGTTTCGCGGATCTCGATGGAAGAGGGGTGGGACCGTGCCGCGATGTTTGGCATCGTGCTCACCGTCGCCATTCTGCTGGCGATGCAACGGTTCGTTCACTACGAAGGCACGCAGGTGGCCGCGATCGGTTGGCTGATCAACTGCGGGCTGATTGCGCTGGCGTGGTGGTGCGCTGCTAAACTGACCTGGGACTGCACCCTGATCGATGAAAGCCAGGACGCTTCCGGCGAAGGATTGCTGCAAACCGTCGGGCTGGATTCAGCGGAGAAAGAAACTGCTGAAAACAAGAAAGAAGACGGGTCCGCCAGGAGCGAGCCACGCGGAGAAACGCGGAAGAAACCGAAATCGACGCCGACGACACCTCCCGCCGATTCCATCCTGCCGCCGGAGCCCGATTCCAAAGCCGGCGAATCGTGGTGGCAGCGGTTCGTCGAGCGCCGTCGCCGGCCGCATGCGCCCGGGGTGTGGGTCGTGTATTATTCGTTGGCCGCATTGCCGATGTTTGGGCTGGGGCAAGCGTTCATCCCCACGTCGAACTCGGGGAGCCGGCGGTATGCGTTTGCGCTGTTGTGCGTCTACGTGGCGAGCGCGCTCGGGTTGCTGCTCACGACGAGCTTTCTCAGCTTGCGGCGCTACTTGCGACAGCGGCGACTGGAAATGCCGGCCCCGATGGCCGGCGTGTGGTTGACCATTGGCGCCGTGCTGATCGTTTGCCTGTTGCTGTTGACCGCCCTCTTGCCGCGGCCGAATGCCGAGTATGAGATTTCTCAGTTGCCCTTCGAGATGACTTCGGAGCAGCACGATTCCTCGCGGGTCGCCGTCGGCAATGAAGGCGTCAAAGACGAGAACGCCAAATCCGCCACCGGCGACCACACGGGCGGTACGAACCGAGACTCGCAGCCGGACAAGAGCCAAAATCAAAACGGCTCTGCCGATGGAAAAGACCCCAAGTCGGATGGGGGAAAATCCAAAACGGAGGCGTCGAAATCGGACGACTCAAAATCAGACAAATCAAGCTCTGGCGAATCGAAGTCCGACGATCCGAAGCCCGCCGCCGGGAAATCTGGCGAATCAAAATCCGAGGAATCGAAATCCAATGAACCCAAGTCGGGCGAGTCGAAGCCTGATAGCGCCAAGTCCAACAAGTCCGCGGACGACAGCAAGGATCGCTCGCAAGGCAACGGCGGTCGAAGCAATGCGCCGGCCCCGAAATCGTTCGAGCCTCCTGGTACGCCGCCGAAGCCAAATCTGAGCCTCGCCTTCAACACGGTGGCGGATTTGTTGAAATGGGTGTTTTACGGCGCGGTTGTTGTCGCCGCCTTAGTGTGGCTGTTCTTCCATTGGCGAACGGTGCTCGATTGGTTGCAAGCGCTCTTGAACGGCTGGCGCGATTTGTGGCAAATGCTGTTCGGAAGAAGGCAAGCCGCGGAGGATGCGGCTTCCGCCGAGTCGCGCCGCAAATCCTTCGCCGAGTATCTCGATCCGTTTGCCAGCGGGCTGGCCGGCCGCTGGTCGCCCGGCGAATTAGTGCGCTACAGCTTCGAGGCCTTCGAGGCGTGGGCCCGCGATCACGACTGGCCGCGCGAGCCGGACCAAACCGTCTATGAATTCGCGGTGCAAATAGCCGGGCACGTCGAGCAGCTCGCGTCGCCGGCCCGGACTTTGGCCGAGCTTTACAGTTGGGCTGCCTACTCCCCGCGCACCCTGCCGGCATCGAGCACCGAGCACGTCCGCGCGTTCTGGCAGGTGCTGCTGCGAGCAGATCGAGATTGCTCGTTGCAGGAGACGACGTCGATCGTTTAG